A region from the Cannabis sativa cultivar Pink pepper isolate KNU-18-1 chromosome 9, ASM2916894v1, whole genome shotgun sequence genome encodes:
- the LOC115723287 gene encoding uncharacterized protein LOC115723287 has product MSFFFKPSRPKTPQDVAKAIKDSLVALDTKTVVEVKALEKALEEVEKNFLIMKCMLLGDGEVEPNAEQVSQLAEEICKEDVISLLIHKLSLLGWEARKDLAHCWSILLRQKVGSTYCCVQYIEEHFELLDFLVVCYDNKEIAMNCGNMLRECIKFPTLAKYILESASFELFYKFVELPNFDVASDAFSTFKDLLTKHVNLVSEFLTARHDEFFDSYEKLLTSSNYVTRRQSLKLLSEFLLESPNSHIMKRYILEVRYLKVMMTLLMDSSKNIQLSAFHIFKVFVANPNKPREIKVILAKNHEKLLQLLENLSAGKGAEDEQLEEEKELIMKEIDRVARSTNLE; this is encoded by the exons ATGTCGTTCTTCTTCAAGCCCTCTAGACCCAAAACCCCTCAGGATGTGGCCAAGGCTATCAAGGACAGCCTCGTCGCCCTCGACACCAAAACCGTTGTCGAAGTCAAGGCCCTCGAAAAG GCTTTAGAAGAAGTCgagaagaattttttaataatgaaatgTATGCTTTTGGGAGATGGGGAGGTTGAACCAAATGCAGAGCAAGTTTCCCAACTGGCTGAGGAAATTTGTAAGGAGGATGTTATTTCTTTGCTAATTCATAAGCTTTCTTTACTGGGATGGGAA GCAAGAAAGGATTTAGCTCACTGCTGGTCGATATTGTTGAGGCAAAAAGTTGGCTCCACTTACTGTTGTGTGCAGTATATTGAGGAGCATTTTGAGTTGCTAGATTTTCTTGTCGTGTG CTATGATAACAAGGAAATTGCCATGAACTGCGGAAACATGTTGAGGGAATGCATTAAATTTCCAACACTTGCAAA ATACATTTTGGAGTCTGCAAGCTTTGAGTTGTTCTATAAGTTTGTGGAGTTGCCGAACTTTGATGTTGCTTCAGATGCATTCTCTACCTTCAAG GATCTGCTTACTAAACATGTGAATTTGGTCTCTGAATTTTTGACAGCCCGTCACGATGAG TTCTTTGATTCATATGAAAAACTCTTGACATCTTCTAATTACGTGACAAGAAGGCAATCGTTGAAG CTTCTCTCGGAGTTTCTTTTGGAGTCTCCAAATTCCCACATAATGAAGCGCTACATTTTAGAAGTTCGGTATTTGAAAGTCATGATGACATTGCTGATG gattcaagcaaaaatatccaACTCTCTGCATTCCACATTTTCAAG GTATTTGTTGCCAATCCCAACAAGCCGCGCGAAATCAAAGTCATTCTGgctaaaaatcatgaaaaattGCTGCAATTGCTAGAAAATCTATCTGCTGGAAAAG GTGCTGAAgatgaacaacttgaagaagaaaaagagctGATCATGAAGGAAATTGATAGAGTAGCTCGTTCAACAAATCTTGAATGA